The Populus alba chromosome 6, ASM523922v2, whole genome shotgun sequence genome contains a region encoding:
- the LOC118048575 gene encoding uncharacterized protein isoform X2 produces MASNLLKRPIHRSHSVPDFRKDGSIRQLDSSGGLFRVVPSTPRVAEDAVSIMTTSNASPRNDTDGNDDGGEDIPEEEAVCRICLIVLGEGSDTLKMECSCKGELALAHQECAVKWFRVKGNRTCEVCKQEVLNLPVTLFRVQNSQALGSQGQTQHSEVPRHRVLQDVPVLVIVSMLAYFCFLEQLLVGKMGSGAIAVSLPFSCILGLLASMTSTTMVRRRYVWVYATIQFGLVVLPAHLLYSLLHMQAVLCLLLATFTGFGATMFGRYSIVEIMRWRRRWIAQPSEQRGSQDLAQPHQQPTVVDETVTNPNHLPS; encoded by the exons ATGGCTTCAAATCTTCTT AAAAGGCCCATTCATCGGTCACACTCTGTCCCTGATTTTCGAAAAGATGGAAGCATAAGGCAGTTGGATTCTTCAGGTGGCCTGTTTCGTGTGGTTCCAAGTACTCCAAGAGTGGCTGAGGACGCTGTCTCAATAATGACAACATCTAATGCATCACCCAGGAATGATACTG ATGGAAATGATGATGGTGGAGAAGATATACCCGAAGAAGAAGCTGTTTGCAGAATCTGCTTGATTGTACTGGGGGAAGGTTCTGACACCCTTAAGATGGAATGCAGCTGTAAAGGTGAACTTGCATTGGCGCACCAAGAATGTGCTGTAAAATGGTTTCGTGTTAAAGGTAATAGAACATGTGAGGTGTGCAAGCAGGAGGTTTTGAATCTACCAGTTACCCTTTTCCGAGTTCAAAATTCTCAGGCCCTTGGTTCTCAAGGTCAAACTCAGCATTCAGAGGTTCCTCGACACAG GGTTTTGCAGGATGTTCCTGTTCTTGTCATTGTCAGCATGCTTGCctacttttgttttcttgagcAGCTTCTG gTTGGGAAAATGGGGTCTGGTGCAATTGCCGTTTCTCTTCCCTTTTCCTGCATTTTGGGCCTGCTTGCTTCCATGACTTCAACAACAATGG TGAGGAGGAGGTATGTCTGGGTCTATGCAACTATTCAGTTTGGATTAGTGGTCCTTCCTGCTCACCTCCTCTATTCATTG CTTCATATGCAGGCTGTTCTATGTCTTCTCCTTGCCACATTTACTGGTTTTGGAGCTACGATGTTCGGACGTTATTCTATAGTTGAGATCATGAGATGGAGGAGAAGATGGATTGCTCAGCCAAGTGAACAGCGTGGTTCTCAGGATTTGGCACAGCCACATCAACAGCCTACAGTGGTTGATGAAACTGTGACAAATCCGAACCATCTACCCAGTTGA
- the LOC118048575 gene encoding uncharacterized protein isoform X1, translating into MGNEEVSPTKEGENFSNPVDPPISKVGSSTEITEDNPEGQHQRHRELSLEIQSNSREDARFDFVTIQTPPIPSSTPKRVNFSPMPSPSFAQMNEPPDPSSSKIKSNIRSLLPKLSFKYRNSTSDIEKAAAMLALGVSSETTKQKPFISRTLSLTKLFTLRTTRTSSLPVTPIAHSNPESMHGGSMINPPSSVKRPIHRSHSVPDFRKDGSIRQLDSSGGLFRVVPSTPRVAEDAVSIMTTSNASPRNDTDGNDDGGEDIPEEEAVCRICLIVLGEGSDTLKMECSCKGELALAHQECAVKWFRVKGNRTCEVCKQEVLNLPVTLFRVQNSQALGSQGQTQHSEVPRHRVLQDVPVLVIVSMLAYFCFLEQLLVGKMGSGAIAVSLPFSCILGLLASMTSTTMVRRRYVWVYATIQFGLVVLPAHLLYSLLHMQAVLCLLLATFTGFGATMFGRYSIVEIMRWRRRWIAQPSEQRGSQDLAQPHQQPTVVDETVTNPNHLPS; encoded by the exons ATGGGAAATGAAGAAGTCTCACCCACCAAAGAAGGAGAAAATTTCAGTAACCCAGTTGATCCTCCAATATCAAAG GTTGGGAGTTCCACAGAAATAACTGAGGATAATCCAGAGGGACAGCACCAGCGGCACCGAGAGCTCAGCTTAGAGATACAATCAAACAGTCGAGAGGATGCAAGATTTGATTTTGTGACAATTCAAACGCCCCCAATACCAAGTTCCACCCCCAAAAGAGTAAATTTTTCACCAATGCCGAGCCCTAGTTTTGCCCAAATGAACGAGCCCCCTGATCCCTCGTcatcaaaaatcaaatcaaacataagaAGCTTACTTCCAAAGTTAAGTTTTAAATACCGGAATAGTACTTCGGATATCGAGAAGGCTGCCGCCATGCTTGCACTGGGAGTTTCATCAGAAACAACAAAGCAGAAGCCATTCATTTCCAGGACATTGTCTCTCACAAAGCTTTTTACACTCCGGACAACGAGAACATCATCCTTACCCGTTACCCCTATTGCTCACTCAAATCCAGAGTCTATGCATGGAGGAAGTATGATTAATCCACCTAGTTCTGTT AAAAGGCCCATTCATCGGTCACACTCTGTCCCTGATTTTCGAAAAGATGGAAGCATAAGGCAGTTGGATTCTTCAGGTGGCCTGTTTCGTGTGGTTCCAAGTACTCCAAGAGTGGCTGAGGACGCTGTCTCAATAATGACAACATCTAATGCATCACCCAGGAATGATACTG ATGGAAATGATGATGGTGGAGAAGATATACCCGAAGAAGAAGCTGTTTGCAGAATCTGCTTGATTGTACTGGGGGAAGGTTCTGACACCCTTAAGATGGAATGCAGCTGTAAAGGTGAACTTGCATTGGCGCACCAAGAATGTGCTGTAAAATGGTTTCGTGTTAAAGGTAATAGAACATGTGAGGTGTGCAAGCAGGAGGTTTTGAATCTACCAGTTACCCTTTTCCGAGTTCAAAATTCTCAGGCCCTTGGTTCTCAAGGTCAAACTCAGCATTCAGAGGTTCCTCGACACAG GGTTTTGCAGGATGTTCCTGTTCTTGTCATTGTCAGCATGCTTGCctacttttgttttcttgagcAGCTTCTG gTTGGGAAAATGGGGTCTGGTGCAATTGCCGTTTCTCTTCCCTTTTCCTGCATTTTGGGCCTGCTTGCTTCCATGACTTCAACAACAATGG TGAGGAGGAGGTATGTCTGGGTCTATGCAACTATTCAGTTTGGATTAGTGGTCCTTCCTGCTCACCTCCTCTATTCATTG CTTCATATGCAGGCTGTTCTATGTCTTCTCCTTGCCACATTTACTGGTTTTGGAGCTACGATGTTCGGACGTTATTCTATAGTTGAGATCATGAGATGGAGGAGAAGATGGATTGCTCAGCCAAGTGAACAGCGTGGTTCTCAGGATTTGGCACAGCCACATCAACAGCCTACAGTGGTTGATGAAACTGTGACAAATCCGAACCATCTACCCAGTTGA
- the LOC118048577 gene encoding probable E3 ubiquitin-protein ligase LOG2 — MGNISSRNNVNNRRSLGSRRSHPPPPTPAPPQPEITANRYVFAAATPYPSQYPNPNPPRYYQHPGYYPAQPTAMPVPLPAPYDHHHRVDHPAAHWVGGRCPMMPPPAPYVEHQKAVTIRNDVNLKKESLRIEPDEENPGSYLVSFTFDATVAGSITIIFFAKEGEDCILTPTKAYLLPPVTVNFQQGLGQKFRQPSGTGIDFTLFEEKELVKQVKMDAYPLAVKAEASPANQKGTEGNQMSGAMNSQITHAVFEKEKGEYQVRVMKQILWVNGMRYELQEIYGIGNSVDGDVDANDPGKECVICLSEPRDTTVLPCRHMCMCSGCAKVLRFQTNRCPICRQPVDRLLEIKVNNGPDE, encoded by the exons ATGGGCAACATCAGCAGCAGAAACAATGTTAACAACAGGCGGAGCCTCGGCAGCCGGCGGAGCCACCCTCCACCTCCAACGCCAGCACCCCCACAGCCTGAAATCACGGCCAACCGTTACGTTTTCGCCGCGGCAACACCTTACCCTTCGCAATACCCAAACCCTAACCCTCCACGATACTACCAGCACCCTGGCTACTACCCAGCCCAGCCAACAGCGATGCCTGTGCCTTTGCCAGCTCCGTATGATCATCACCACCGGGTGGACCATCCGGCGGCTCATTGGGTGGGTGGGAGGTGCCCAATGATGCCCCCACCGGCGCCTTATGTGGAGCACCAGAAGGCGGTTACTATAAGGAATGATGTTAATTTGAAGAAGGAGAGTTTGAGGATTGAACCGGACGAGGAGAATCCAGGGAGCTATCTTGTTTCATTCACATTTGATGCTACTGTTGCTGGAAG CATCACtattattttctttgcaaaagaaGGCGAGGATTGTATCCTGACACCAACAAAGGCATACCTCCTTCCACCAGTAACAGTTAATTTCCAACAAGGTCTGGGCCAGAAGTTCAGACAGCCTTCTGGGACAGGGATTGATTTCACCTTGTTTGAGGAGAAAGAGTTGGTAAAACAGGTTAAGATGGATGCCTATCCTCTAGCAGTAAAAGCAGAGGCATCCCCTGCTAATCAAAAGGGAACAGAAGGAAACCAAATGTCTGGAGCTATGAACTCTCAGATAACACATGCAGTGTTTGAGAAGGAGAAAGGTGAGTACCAAGTAAGGGTGATGAAGCAGATCCTCTGGGTGAATGGGATGAGATATGAGCTTCAGGAGATATACGGGATTGGAAATTCTGTTGATGGTGATGTTGATGCAAATGACCCAGGTAAAGAATGTGTCATTTGCCTGTCAGAACCACGGGACACTACCGTTCTTCCTTGCCGGCACATG TGTATGTGCAGTGGATGTGCAAAGGTTTTGAGGTTCCAAACGAACAGATGCCCCATCTGCAGGCAACCAGTTGACAGGCTCCTAGAGATAAAGGTCAACAATGGGCCTGATGAGTGA
- the LOC118048576 gene encoding monolignol oxidoreductase AtBBE-like 13 — MVLSVSSLLSTVVVLLLSPYVISVSIPIQDSFLKCLERNSESPFPFSTLLYTPKNSTFTTILRSSAQNLRFTLPSSPKPEFIFTPLKESHIQAVVICSKELGIHLRIRSGGHDYEGLSYVSEIERPFSVVDLAKLRSIRIDIEDNSAWVQAGATNGELYYRISEKSKTHGFPAGTCTSLGMGGHVSGGAYGAMLRKYGLAADNVIDARIIDVHGRLLDRKSMGEDLFWAIRGGAGGSFGILTAWKVKLVPVPSTVTVFTVAKTLEQGATKILYKWQQIADKLDEDLFIRVYVQTANTSNESKRTITTSYNALFLGDADRLLQVTEHSFPELGLSRQDCIETNWINSTVYLDGFPNNTLPEVFLERRNLLKTYFKGKSDYAREVIPETALEGLWEKLLEVESPLVILTPYGGMMSKIPESQTPFPHRKGTKFKILYWSRWQDAEENVAKHIDWTRKVYKFLAPYVSKSPREAYVNYRDLDLGMNKNRSTSVEEASAFGTKYFKDNFYRLVHVKTEVDPDNFFRHEQSIPPLPLHMRGRN; from the coding sequence ATGGTGCTTTCAGTTTCTTCCCTTCTTTCTACTGTTGTTGTCCTACTCCTGTCTCCATATgtaatttcagtttcaattccAATTCAGGATAGCTTCTTAAAATGTCTCGAGAGAAATTCTGAATCACCCTTTCCTTTTTCAACACTCTTGTATACCCCAAAAAACTCTACATTCACTACTATTTTACGATCTTCTGCTCAAAACCTCAGGTTCACGTTGCCTTCGTCACCCAAACCTGAGTTTATCTTCACTCCTCTGAAAGAATCTCACATCCAGGCTGTAGTTATTTGCTCTAAAGAGCTTGGGATTCACCTCAGAATCCGCAGTGGAGGCCATGACTACGAGGGACTCTCTTATGTTTCCGAAATCGAGAGGCCTTTCAGTGTTGTAGACCTAGCCAAGCTCCGTTCAATTAGAATTGACATCGAGGATAACAGCGCATGGGTGCAGGCTGGTGCCACAAATGGTGAGCTTTACTATAGAATATCGGAGAAGAGCAAGACTCATGGCTTCCCGGCTGGTACTTGCACAAGTTTAGGCATGGGTGGGCACGTTTCAGGAGGTGCATATGGTGCCATGTTGAGAAAATATGGCCTTGCAGCAGACAACGTCATCGATGCACGGATAATTGATGTTCATGGAAGACTTCTTGACAGAAAATCCATGGGGGAAGATCTTTTTTGGGCAATTAGAGGAGGTGCAGGGGGCAGCTTTGGAATCCTCACTGCGTGGAAGGTCAAACTGGTTCCTGTACCATCCACCGTGACAGTATTTACAGTTGCTAAGACCTTAGAACAAGGTGCTACTAAGATCCTGTATAAATGGCAACAAATTGCTGATAAGCTAGACGAGGATCTTTTCATCAGAGTCTACGTTCAGACAGCTAACACTAGTAATGAAAGCAAAAGAACTATTACCACATCTTATAATGCCTTGTTTCTTGGTGATGCCGACAGGCTTCTCCAGGTAACGGAACACAGCTTCCCTGAATTGGGTTTGTCACGACAGGATTGTATCGAAACAAACTGGATCAACTCTACTGTATACCTCGACGGCTTCCCGAATAACACTCTACCAGAAGTTTTTCTTGAAAGAAGGAACCTGCTCAAGACCTACTTCAAAGGCAAGTCGGACTACGCCAGAGAAGTCATACCTGAAACTGCACTTGAAGGTTTATGGGAAAAGCTGCTTGAAGTAGAGAGTCCTCTAGTAATATTGACACCTTATGGTGGAATGATGAGCAAAATACCAGAATCTCAGACTCCTTTCCCTCACCGGAAAGGTACCAAGTTCAAGATTCTGTActggtcaaggtggcaagatgcCGAAGAAAACGTTGCGAAGCATATAGATTGGACGAGGAAGGTTTACAAGTTCTTGGCGCCTTATGTCTCCAAGTCTCCAAGGGAAGCATATGTCAATTACAGGGATCTTGACCTGGGAATGAACAAGAACAGGAGCACAAGCGTTGAAGAGGCAAGTGCTTTTGGCACCAAGTACTTCAAGGATAACTTCTACAGGTTGGTTCATGTGAAGACCGAAGTTGATCCTGACAATTTCTTCAGGCATGAACAAAGCATCCCACCTCTTCCACTTCACATGAGAGGAAGAAACTGA
- the LOC118048274 gene encoding uncharacterized protein, with translation MNLKALRCQILSGSIARRVLLRAFMLATAISIIPLLQILSGSDPGLLLDPVRYNECDFPLMFMGSNLLKNRFLKPIWGSIDCKDDMNVTTNVARELMGMQMIDSSAKALCVGEGSAPAVYALRDLGFVNAFGVHRHPFFSLKHKRMVYELEYAENSFDFVLSGDLDKVSVPAIVVLEIERVLKPGGIGAILVGLNSLNANSLIRSAMPVSSLLKNSNIVHVGYVNEYTLVVFKKRTYSVGYFQQYQLPADCPSIMNNRPHLENLEPLTEIKQGEHEKSIAYLPKFIDLPARKQLVYVEIGGGEHMNSSVSSWFLPSYPADHSTFNVFFVDHNTSVLLSCVKKPGVTFIYYPGLAGDEATLDPDLEEFDPSMRDEGFDFLAWFRETVQYADFVVLKMKAGEVELKFLSGLFKSGAICFIDELFLSCSDQDGEKGREKGDCMDLFKSLRNTGVYVHQWWVE, from the coding sequence ATGAATTTGAAGGCCTTGAGATGCCAGATCCTTAGTGGATCCATAGCCAGGCGTGTACTTCTACGAGCATTTATGCTTGCCACGGCTATTTCCATCATTCCTTTGTTGCAGATCTTGTCTGGGTCTGATCCTGGGTTGTTGCTTGATCCTGTGAGGTACAATGAATGTGATTTCCCCCTTATGTTTATGGGCTCAAATTTGTTAAAGAATCGATTTTTGAAGCCAATCTGGGGCTCAATTGACTGCAAGGACGATATGAATGTGACAACTAATGTTGCTAGAGAGCTAATGGGTATGCAAATGATAGATTCTAGTGCGAAAGCTCTCTGTGTCGGTGAAGGATCGGCTCCTGCAGTTTATGCATTGCGAGATTTAGGATTTGTCAATGCTTTTGGGGTTCACAGACACCCCTTCTTCTCTCTTAAACATAAGAGGATGGTTTATGAGCTTGAATATGCAGAAAATTCCTTTGACTTTGTGTTGTCAGGAGACCTAGACAAGGTTTCAGTCCCAGCCATTGTTGTGCTCGAGATTGAGCGTGTTCTGAAGCCTGGTGGAATTGGGGCTATTCTTGTCGGCCTTAATAGTTTGAACGCCAATAGCCTGATTAGGTCTGCCATGCCTGTGTCTTCATTATTGAAGAATTCCAACATTGTACATGTTGGTTATGTCAATGAGTATACGCTGGttgttttcaagaaaagaaCTTATAGTGTTGGCTACTTTCAGCAATACCAGCTGCCAGCTGATTGCCCGTCTATCATGAATAATAGACCTCATTTGGAGAATTTAGAACCTCTCACGGAGATCAAGCAAGGGGAACATGAGAAAAGCATAGCTTATTTGCCCAAGTTCATTGATTTGCCCGCCAGGAAGCAGTTAGTGTATGTTGAGATTGGGGGAGGCGAGCATATGAATTCTAGTGTTTCGAGTTGGTTCTTGCCATCTTATCCCGCAGATCACAGCaccttcaatgttttttttgtcgACCATAACACCTCGGTCCTGCTTTCTTGTGTGAAAAAGCCTGGTGTTACCTTCATTTATTATCCAGGCCTTGCTGGAGATGAGGCTACTCTTGATCCTGATTTGGAAGAGTTCGATCCATCCATGCGAGATGAAGGGTTTGATTTCCTTGCTTGGTTTAGAGAAACAGTGCAGTATGCTGACTTTGTGGTTTTAAAGATGAAAGCAGGGGAGGTCGAACTGAAATTTCTGTCTGGTTTGTTCAAAAGCGGAGCCATATGCTTTATTGATGAGCTGTTTCTAAGTTGCTCAGATCAGGACGGTGAAAAAGGCCGGGAGAAGGGAGACTGCATGGATCTCTTCAAGAGCCTTAGAAACACTGGTGTGTATGTCCATCAGTGGTGGGTAGAGTAA